GCCGAGGCCCAGCGCCTCGCCGACGAGCAGGCCCGACAGGTCGCCGCACAGCGCGTGGCCGAGGAAGCCGCCCAGATCGAGGCATCCCGGCTCGCGGCCGAGGAATCGGCCCGCGTCGAGGCCGAGCGCCTCGCGGCCGAGGAATCGGCCCGCGTCGAGGCCGAGCGCCTCGCAGCCGAGCAGGCAGAGGCCGAGCGCCTCGCTGCCGAGGCGGCACGAGCGGGCAGCCACGCCCTGGCCGCGCCGTTCGAGGGGCAGGCAGCACCCGAGCATCCTCTCGTCGTCCCTGCACAACCCGCGCGACACCGCGTCGAGGAGCCGGCCGGCCCCCTCGGCCTGATCGATGCAGCGCTCGACCGCTCGGGCGCTGCCGAGACCGGCGAGCTCCCGGTGATCGCGGACGACACCGCGACCCTGCCTGCGGTCGCGGAAGGCGACGTACCGACCGTCGATGCCGAGGGCCACGTGCTCCCGGACGACGTCGTCGCGCGCGCCGTTGCAGGCATGCGCCGGCCCAAACCGGCACCGCTCTCCCCCGAGATGGCCGAGAGCCAGCAGAACGCCGTCGAGACTCCGCTGGGAGTCTTCGACTTCGGGCGCCGCGGGCCCGCTCCCATCGTCAACGGGATGCTCCAGGCAGTGCTGTTCGCGCTCGCCTGTGCCGGCATCTACCTGGCCTACCAGGAGCCGACGCGAGTCACCATCGCCGTTGCCGGCATCCTCTCGGTCCTGCTCCTCATCGTGGCGTTCCGGTCACCTGCCGGCCCCAAGCGCTTGCGGATCGAGAACGGCATCCTGGACGTGCACGCGGGCGAGTCCCGCTACAAGTTCGACCTGGCCAACCCGCGCGTCCAGCTCGAGATGCCCTACCCGCCGACCAGCCGTCGCTGGAGGGTCCTCGTGCACCGCACCGGCATGGCTCCGTTCGCGATCGACCCGTCGATGGTGGACCCGCAGGAGTTCACGGACGCCATCCGTCAGTTCCGCCCCAACCTCTGACGGCTTCGCAGGACCGCGGGCACGACGCCCCGGTGTTCGGGATGCGTCCGTGGCTCAGCGGCGGATCCGGCGTCCTTCAGGACGGTCGCGGCGTGGACTCTGGACAACGGCCACAGCAATCGCCGTCGTCACCGGAACAGCGAGCACCAAGCCGATCGCGGACGCGAGCGTGCGCACGATCTCCTCGCCGAAGCCCTCGTCGACGAGCCGTTCCAGGAGCGTCCGGTCGTAGAGCGACACGAGGATGAGGATGACCAGCGCCGTGCCGGCGTACGCGAAGACGATGGTGTAGATGGTGGAGGCGATGTGGTCGCGTCCGATGCGCATGGCACTCGTGTAGAGCTCGCGCCGGGTCGCATCGGGGCTCACCGCTCGGAGCTCCCAGACCGCTGAGCTCTGCGTGATCGTGACATCGTTCAGCACACCCAGCCCGGCGATGATGATCGCGGCGATCAACAGGCCGCGGAAGTCGAGCTGCGGCGCCTGGGTCCGGAGGATCTCCCCCGCCTCGTCGGCGACTCCGCCCAGGCGGCTCGCGCCGACGGCCCACCAGCCGATGCCGGCGGTGATGAGTACGCCGATCATGGTGCCGCCGAGGGCAGCACTGGTGCGCATGGTCAGGCCATGGGCGAGGTACAGCACCACGATCATGATCGTGCTCGAGGCGACGAGTGCCACCGCCGGAGCCGGGGAGCCAGCGAGCAGCGCGGGCAGCATGAACCACCAGATCACGGCTCCGGCGAAGCCGAGGCCGAGGATCGCGAGCAGGCCGCGGAGCCCGGCGACCAGGCCGACCACGAGGACGAATGCCACCGCGAGGACGGCCAGCGAGTGGCCGCGTAGCGTGCCGGACCAGGCATAGATCGGATCGCCGCCTGGCTCTCCGGGGATCCGGAGCAGCTCGACGGTGTCACCCTTGCGGAGCCCGGAGTCGGGGACGCCCGGCGGGACCCCCACGGTGACCTGCTCGCCACCGGCGAGCTCCACGGTCACCTTGCCGCAGCCCTCCACCCGCGGAGCCGAACCGTCAGTGGTGACCGGACAGCTCGGTCCGAGCGAGAGCACCTCGGCGTGCGGGAAGGTCACGCCATCGGCGGCGTACTCCGAGGTCGGGCGCGGACCTTCGGGCCAGAGGACGAACAGTCCGACCACCGTGGCCGCGAAGGTCACTGCGAGCGCGATCAGCAGCGCCCGGCGCGGCACTGTCGCGGTAGCCACGGAGGCCACGGACACGTCGTGTCCGTGGCCTCCGTGGCCGTGCGAGTGGTGAGCGCCCACTGGTCAGCGAGCGTCCTGGTGGACGCCGCGCTTGCCCTTGTCGGTGAGCTCGGCCTCGAGGAGCGCCTGCTCCTCGAGCGAGGCCCGGACCTGGTTCCAGTCGTCCGGCGACGAGGCCACGGCGGCGGTGCCGCCCTCGAGCCTCTTGATCGCCCGGCGCGCGAAGATCTGCTGCTCCGTGGTGACGCGCTCCGAGCGGCCGCGGCCGAGGAAGCTGGTCAGCCAGTGGCCGAGCGCGTAGACCCGGTTGCGGTAGCCGGTCATGTAGGCCAGGTGGACGGCCAGCCACATGAACCAGGCGATCACGCCGCTGAGCGTGAACTTGCCGATCTTCACCACGGCGCTGAAGCGCGAGATGGTGGCCATCGAGCCCTTGTCGAAGTACTTGAACGGCGGCAGCGCGGGCTTGCCGGCGAGGCTGTGGTCGATCGCCTTCGCGGCGTACTTGCCGCCCTGGAGCGCGACCTGGGCGACGCCCGGGAGGTTGTCGAGGCTGATCATGTCGCCGACGACGAAGACCTCCGGGTGGCCCGGCAGGGTGAGGTCCGGGTTGACGCCGATGCGGCCGGCGCGGTCGAGCGGGGCGCCGGTCTGCTCGGCAAGTGTCTTGGTCAGCGGGTTGGCCTGGACGCCAGCAGCCCACACCTTGCACGCCGAGAGGATCTCCTGCGTGGGAGCGTCCTTGAACTGCACGGTCAGGCCGCGCTCGTTCAGGTCGGTCACCATGCCGCCGAGGATGACCTCGACGCCGCGCTTCTCCAGCGACTTCTTGGTCACGGCACCGAGCTTGGCGCCGAACGGCGGCAGCACCTGCGGAGCGGCGTCGAGGAGGATCACGCGCGCCTTGCGGGTGTCGATGCGACGGAAGTCGTGACGCAGCGTGCGGTGGGCGAGCTCGGCGATCTGGCCTGCCATCTCGACACCGGTCGGGCCGGCACCGATGACGACGAAGGTCAGGAAACGCTCGATCTCCTCCTCCGTCTCGGCCAGCTCGGCCAGCTCGAAGGCACCGAAGATGCGACCACGGAGCTCGAGAGCGTCATCGATGCTCTTCATGCCCGGCGCGAACTCGGCGAAGTGGTCGTTGCCGAAGTACGACTGCCCGGCGCCTGCGGCGACGATCAGGGAGTCGTACGGCGTGACGGTCTGCCGGCGCTGGATGTTGGAGGTGACCGTCTTGTTGGCCAGGTCGATCTCCGAGACCTCACCGAGGATCACGCGGGCGTTCTTCTGGCTCGACAGCACGTCGCGCGTCGCGGGCGCGATCTCGCCAGGAGCCAGGATGCCCGTCGCCACCTGGTAGAGCAGCGGCTGGAAAAGGTGGTGCGTGGTCTTGGCGACCATCGTCACATCAACATCGGACCGCTTGAGTCCCTTGGTGGCGAACAGGCCACCGAAACCCGATCCGATGACCACTACCTGGTGGCGCTTGCCGCTGTCTGTCATCCGTTGGCCTTTCGTGGCGTTCCCTCCCCGAGGGCGCTTGCGGTCATAGCCTGCCATCACCAGCCCCTATACCGTCCACCACCCCGCCGATGCAGTGTCATGGTCCGAGATGTCGGGTATGGGACCATGAGATGTCCCACACCCGCTCGCCCACCCGGACCCCCTCCCGAAGAGGTTGCCGTCAGTGCCGCTCAACCAGGAAGCCATGGCCCTCCAATCCGGCCTGCGCTCCGTCATGGATGCGCGTCGCTGGGTTGCGACCGCATGCCGTGCGATCGGTCGCGAAGACCTCCTCGAGGCCGCCGAGATGGGCACTGCGGAGCTGGTCGCCAACGCCCTCATCCATGCGCGTCCGCCGATCCACGTGCGCATGCGCGGCACCCGCGAGCACCCGCGCGTCGAGGTCTTCGACGGATCGCACCAGCCACCGGCACCCAACCTCCGCATGACCGAGGACGACGAGCTGCTCTCGACCATTGGCCGCGGCCTCGGCCTGGTGGCGATGTGCGCGACCGCGTGGGGCGCCGAGATCCAGCGCACCGGCAAGGTGGTCTGGTTCGAGCCAGCCGCCCAGATAGCCGAGCAGCCCGAGGTCGAGGGAGATCTGTTCGAGCCCGACGCCATCGAGTCCCGACGCATGGTGACCGAGGGTCAACGCGTCGTACTCCTCGAGCTGCCGACGCAGATCTATGCCGACTTCCAGCGCCACTACCAGGAGCTCCGTCGCGAGCTGCGGCTCCTGGCCCTGGCCCATGGCGACGCATACCCACTGGCCACGAGCCTCTCCTCGGCGTTCCGCGCCTTCGATGACGACCTGAGCCGGGCGCAGGGCATGGCCGACCTCGACATCGCGCTCGAGGACGGCGACGAGCAGGTCGACGTCGAGCTCCTGGTCACCACCACCACGGCCAGCAACTCCGCGCGGATGATCGACATGCTGGAGCTGGCCGATGCGTTCTGCCGCTCCGAGCGGCTGCTGTCACTGGCAACGCCTGCAGAGCAGAAGGCGTTCCAGCGCTGGTTCCTCGGCGAGTTCGTCCGCCAGGCAGCGGGCGAGCTGCCCGAGTCATGGAGCGCGCGCCCGCGCAACTCTGCTGTCCCGCGCTTCGCCCCCGGACGTCCGTGAGGCGGTCGCTCCCTCCGGTGTCGCTGCTCGCCGCAGCCTCGCTCGGAGGCATGATCGGCGCGCTCCTGCGCTGGTCACTCGGAGAGGTCGTCCCGGACTCGTCGGGGTTTCCCTGGACCACCCTCGCGATCAACGTGACCGGCTGCTTCATGCTGGCACTGCTCCCCGCAGCTGGGTGGGTGCGCCAGCACCCGGCGTTGCCCGTCTTCCTCGGCACCGGCGTCCTCGGCGGCTACACCACGCTGTCGACGTACGCCGAGCAGGGGCGGGCCCTCCTGGCTTCCGGTCGGCAGGGTGAGGCGCTCGCCTATCTGGCGGGCACCCTGATCGCCTGCGTGCTCGCGGTCCGGCTGGCCCACCACTGGTCGACGCGCGCAGATCAGGCCGAGTTCGAGGCTGAGGAGGGCAACGAATGACCGCGCTGCTCGTTGCGCTGGGCGCAGGCGTCGGCGCGCCACTGCGCTTCCTCGCGGGCCACTATCTCGACGGGCGATACCCGCTCGGCACGTTCCTCGTGAACATCGCCGGCTCGTTCCTCCTCGGCCTGTTCAGCGGCATGTCGCTTTCCGGGCACGAGGCAGCGCTTCTGGGCACCGGGTTCTGCGGCGCGTTCACGACGTACTCCGCGCTCGCCGTGAAGAGCGTGGAACTCGGCCGCCTCGCCGGCACGACGTACGCCGTCGGCACGGCGCTCGCGGCCCTCGCCGCCGCCTGCGCTGGCTACGCCGCCGCCTGACCCTCCCCACCCGTCGACACGTCGCAAGGTTGACGTCGACACGTCGCAAGGTTGACGTCGACACGGCGCAACTTCGTAGTCGAGACGTCGCAAGGTTGCTAGTTATCCCCAGCCGAGGTCGTGGAGCCGATCATCGTCGATGCCAAAGTGGTGCGCGATCTCGTGGACGACGGTGATCCGGACCTCGTCAGCGACCTCTTGCTCGGAGTCGCACATGTCCAGCAGATTGTCACGGAAGACGAAGATCCGGTCGGGCAGCTCGAAGGAGTCCTGGAGGCTGCGATCGGTGAGCGCGACACCGTCGTACAGGCCGAGGAGGTCCGGATCGTCAGCCGGCGCTTGCGCTTCGACCAGGACCACGACGTTGTGGACCAGCGAGGCCAGCTCCTGCGGGATCCCGTCGAGCGCCTCATCGACCAGGGCGTCGAATCGCTCGGGGGTCATCTCGATCGGCACGCCGCAACGGTATCCGTGCCAACCTTGCGCCGTGTCGACGTCGAGGTTGCGCCGTGTCGACGTCGAAGTTGCGCCGTGTCGACGTCGAGGTTGCGCCGTGTCGACGGGAAATGCACGAGCGCCCGGATCCAGTGGATCCGGGCGCTCATCTGCGACCCCGACGGGACTCGAACCCGCGGCCTCCGCCGTGACAGGGCGGCGCGCTAACCAACTGCGCTACGGGGCCAGTTCTTCTTGCGAAGCGGTGGAACTCTAACCCATCTTTGCCCCGACTTCCCAATCGAGGTCGGCGACGAACCAGAGAGCACCCCCAACGGGATTCGAACCCGTGCTACCGCCGTGAAAGGGCGACGTCCTAGGCCACTAGACGATGGGGGCCTGCTCCGTCCCAGCGGACCGAACCGGAGCCGGACCAGCATAGGGGCAGGTCCACGAGAGCCCCAAATGGGCCGTTTTCATGGAGACCGCACCTCTGCGGTATGGTTTCCGACGGCCCGGCCAGGTAGCTCAGTTGGTACGAGCGACCGACTGAAAATCGGTAGGTCGGCGGTTCGACCCCGCCCCTGGCCACCACCCGACAGCCGCAGGTCCCCGGACCTGCGGCTGTCTGTGTTTTGGCTCAGCCGAACTTCCAGACGCTGCCGCGGACATCTGAGTAGGAATCCCCTCACGCGCGGGAGCCAGCGGCCCCACGATGGGGTCATGTTCCAGTACGCCGACCGCACGGCCTGCCCCCGCTGCCGCGCCACGCTGCCGCCGCTCTCGAGGAGCTGCGCGTCGTGCGAGGCCGACCTCACCACGACCGCGGCGTACGACGTGTTCCTGGCGCTGCAGAGGGTGGACGAGCTCGTCGACCGGCTGCACGACGTCGCGCCAGTCGTCGCGCCTGTCGTCGCGCCCCAGGCAGAGCCGGCGCTCCAGCCCGCCGCTGCCGCCCCACAAGTGATCGCTGCCTTCACCGCTCCCGACGCGACCCCCACCGGGGAGATCCCTCCGGTCCCGCCGCTGCCGCCCTTCCGGTCGTCGGTCCCCCGCGCAGGGGCACCCCGCACGATCCTGAGCGGCCTGACCGTGCCGAAGATCCTGCTGGGCCTGGGGGCACTCTGCCTGGTCGTCGCGGCACTGGTCTTCCTCGTCGTGGCCTGGCAGGACCTCGGCGTCGCCGGACGCACCCTGGTCCTCGTCGCGTTCACACTGATCGCGACCGGCCTCGCTGGCTGGAGCGCGCGCAACGGGCTGCGGGCAGGCGCCGAGTCGCTGACGGTCGTGGCCCTCGGCCTGCTGCTCCTCGACCTCGCTGGTGCGCGGACGTCCGGCTGGTTCGGTGACCTGGGCGAGGCCGGGTTCGCGGTCCTGGCCGGCACGGTCATCGCAGCAGTTTCGGTCGCCGGAGCAGTCGCCGCGCGGCGTACCCGGGAGCCGAAGCTCGTGAGCGCCGAGATCGCCGCCGTCCTCGGACTTCTCGCGGTGGACGCCGGACTGGGCGGTGTCGTCGGCGACGACTGGACCGCCACGGCAGTGTGGGCGACTTCAGCGCTCGCCGCGAGCGGAGTCGCCGCGGCCCTCACCGCCACAGCACGTCTCCGGATCAGCGCGATCGGCATCGCAGGACTTGCCGGAGTCTCCTGGCTGGTCCTGGCCCTGACCGGGCTCGGCCGGCTGATCGAGCACCCCTCGTGGGCCGAGCTCGGTGACGGCTTCCGGATCTGGCCGCTCCTGCTCGCCGCTGCCGTCGCAGGCGCAGCAGCCACCGCGCCCCCACTCCCGTTGCCGGCGCGCGTCGCGGGCGCCGCGAGCGCGGTCCTGCTGCTCTCGACGATCCCGGTCGGGCCCGTCACCGACGCCTCCGGTCACGCAGTCGCCCTGGCGCTCGCCGGCCTCGTCGCGGTGCACGCCGCCGCGGCCTGGCGCCTGGCGCTTCCCTGGACCTGGGTGACCGCGGTCCCGACCGCACTCGCCGGCGGGTACCTCGGACTCGCGGCCACCGGCGTTGCCGGCTTCGCCATGACCCGGGTGCTCGACCACGGTCTGTGGACCGGCACGACCCGCACCGTCGCGGATCACGGTGACCTCGCGGAGGCCTGGGCGTTCGTGCTGCCGCTCACGGTCGCGGCCGCCGTCTTCGCCGGCTCGACCCTGCTCCGCTGCGTCGACGTGGCGCCCACCCGCCTCCTCCTCCCGGGCATCGCGGCCACGGTCGCCGCGGCAGCCATCGCTCCCGTACTGCACGGCGTCCCTCTCGCTGCAGTGGCCGCCACCCTCGTCGCGGGCACCGCGGCCCTGGTCGCACTCGCTCTCCGGAGCACCGAATCGGTCGAGCGCATCGTCTGCTGGTCGATCGCCTGCGTCACCGGGATCCTCGCCCTCGGCGCCGCACTGGTGGACGACGGCACGACTGTTGCGGTGCTGGCCGTGCTCGTCGCCGCCCTCGTCGCAGCTGAGCTCCGGGGTCCGGAGACATTCCGCGAGGTGGGCCGCTGGTCGCTCCCTCTCGCGGCGGCCGCCCTCGTCTGGTCCGTCGCCTCCCTGTCGGAGCAGCCACTCGAGTGGCGCGCGACGCCCGTCATCGTCGTACTCGCCGCCCTGGCCCTGCTCCGTCCCGCTGACGGGCACGAGGCCTCCGGCTTCGGCGCCGGCCTGGCCGCGACCCTAGCCTCGGCGGCACCCCTCTTCGAGGCCGACGCGACCGGCGACCAGCGCCTGCTCGCGGCCCACCTGGCCGCGATCGCGGCCGTCGCAGGCACCATCTCCCTCCTCCGCTCGCGCGACCTGGCGGGGTTGGCCGCCCTCGCCGTCTTCCCGCTCGCCGTGCTGGCCGCCTGGCCCGACCGGCTCACCGCAACGCTGGTCCTCGCCCTGTTCACGGGCTTCGCCCTCGCCCTCGACGTACGCCGCGTGGGCGGCGCCCTGCCCGTCTGGCAGATCGCCCGGATCACTGCGCCCCTGGCGGGCGGCGGTCTGCTCTGGACCGTCACGCAGCTCGCCGTGGAACAGGGCCTCGGCGTCGACCGCCCGTGGACGGCGCTCCCGGTGGTGCTGGCGATGGGTGCCGTGGTGCTCCGCTGGCCGTCCTACGACCGGGACAGCGCCGCCGGCATCGCCGCCACCCTTGCGGTCCTCGCCGCCACGTTCGGGCCGACCACGATCGCCACGGACGCCCTGGCCTGCTACCTCGCGCTCGCGGCGATCACCTGCACCGCCTCTGCCCTGATGCACCGCGATCGCACACCGCTGGCCTGGGGCGGGATCGGCCTGTTCGCGGTTGCTGCCGTCGTCGCGGTCGAGCACCCCTGGCTGCAGCTCGGCCTCCTGGCGACGCTCACTGCCACCTGCGTCCTGCACGAGCTGCGCGACGACGAGGACCTCGCCCGCGCCGGCCGCATGCTCGCTCCCCTCGCCGGCGCCGGACTGCTCTGGGTAGGCACCGGTCTCACCGATGTCCCCGCTCTGGCACGTGCGATCCCGGTCGTCGTCGTGCTCGGTGCCCTCGCCGTGTGGCGGGCAGAACCCGAGCGGGAGATCCCGTCCGCAGCAGCCGCAGCCCTCGCCGCCATGGCCAGCCTCACCGGCCCGCTCGGTCCCGACCAGACCTGGCTCGCGCTGTACCTGACCCTGGGCGGCGTCGCGACGACCGCCTCCTCACTCCTCCACGAGAGCCGTCGCCGCCTCGCCTGGGCCGGTCTCGCGCTGTTCTCACTGGCCCAGTGGCTGCGGCTCGAGGAGATCGGCGTCGACACGGTCGAGGCCTACACGCTCCCGCTCGCGGTCGTGCTCCTCGTCGTCGGCACCCGAGCGCTGCTCACCGGCGACCGGAGCAGCCTGCGGACCCAGGGTGCAGGACTCGGCCTGGCCGTGGTCCCGACGCTGCTGCAGGTGCTCGTGGAGCCGCTGGGCCTGCGGGCCGTGCTGCTCGGCGTCGGTTCCCTGGTGCTGATCGGCGTGGGCATCCGGCAACGCTGGGCAGCGCCGTTGCTCGCCGGCGGCGGCGCCATCGCCGTACTCGTCCTGCGGCAGGCCACCCACGCCTCCGTGCTCCCCCAGTGGGCGCTGATCGGGCTCGCAGGCGTCGTCCTCACCTTCGTCGGCCTCACCTGGGAGCGCCGCCTCGCCGACGTACGCCGCGCAGCTGACTACGTGCGCGGCCTGCGCTGACGCTGCAGCCACAGCAGGCCGAGGACCGGCAGCACCGCGGGGACGAACCCATAGCCGACACCGAACCCGGACCACACCGACGCCTCGGGGAACCACCCCGGCCGGACCAAACTGAGCGTGCCGACCCCGAGGACACCCGCGAGCTCGATCCAGAGCATCACCGAAGCGAACCCGAGCCGCCCCGCCGCCGCGCGACGGATCGCCACCCATCCGAGCGCGTAGGTCACCGCGGCGACCACCGACAGCGAGTACGCCGCCGGGGCAGCGTCGAAGTCCCGGGCGATCTGGACTCCGCTGCGCGCGGCAGCCGAGAGCGTGAAGATCGCGTAGACGGTCAGCAGCAGCGTGTGCGGTCCGGACCGGCGCTCACCCACGGGGTCACTCATGGGGTCACTCACTGGGTCACCGTCAGGCGCCAGCCGACGACACTGACGGCGACTGCGGCAATCGCGATCACCCAGACCGACCACACGGACTCGTCGTCGTCGACCGCCTGGAGCGCGATCGGCAG
This genomic interval from Nocardioides cavernaquae contains the following:
- a CDS encoding NAD(P)/FAD-dependent oxidoreductase, whose amino-acid sequence is MTDSGKRHQVVVIGSGFGGLFATKGLKRSDVDVTMVAKTTHHLFQPLLYQVATGILAPGEIAPATRDVLSSQKNARVILGEVSEIDLANKTVTSNIQRRQTVTPYDSLIVAAGAGQSYFGNDHFAEFAPGMKSIDDALELRGRIFGAFELAELAETEEEIERFLTFVVIGAGPTGVEMAGQIAELAHRTLRHDFRRIDTRKARVILLDAAPQVLPPFGAKLGAVTKKSLEKRGVEVILGGMVTDLNERGLTVQFKDAPTQEILSACKVWAAGVQANPLTKTLAEQTGAPLDRAGRIGVNPDLTLPGHPEVFVVGDMISLDNLPGVAQVALQGGKYAAKAIDHSLAGKPALPPFKYFDKGSMATISRFSAVVKIGKFTLSGVIAWFMWLAVHLAYMTGYRNRVYALGHWLTSFLGRGRSERVTTEQQIFARRAIKRLEGGTAAVASSPDDWNQVRASLEEQALLEAELTDKGKRGVHQDAR
- a CDS encoding CrcB family protein gives rise to the protein MTALLVALGAGVGAPLRFLAGHYLDGRYPLGTFLVNIAGSFLLGLFSGMSLSGHEAALLGTGFCGAFTTYSALAVKSVELGRLAGTTYAVGTALAALAAACAGYAAA
- a CDS encoding YibE/F family protein, with the translated sequence MASVATATVPRRALLIALAVTFAATVVGLFVLWPEGPRPTSEYAADGVTFPHAEVLSLGPSCPVTTDGSAPRVEGCGKVTVELAGGEQVTVGVPPGVPDSGLRKGDTVELLRIPGEPGGDPIYAWSGTLRGHSLAVLAVAFVLVVGLVAGLRGLLAILGLGFAGAVIWWFMLPALLAGSPAPAVALVASSTIMIVVLYLAHGLTMRTSAALGGTMIGVLITAGIGWWAVGASRLGGVADEAGEILRTQAPQLDFRGLLIAAIIIAGLGVLNDVTITQSSAVWELRAVSPDATRRELYTSAMRIGRDHIASTIYTIVFAYAGTALVILILVSLYDRTLLERLVDEGFGEEIVRTLASAIGLVLAVPVTTAIAVAVVQSPRRDRPEGRRIRR
- a CDS encoding SCO7613 C-terminal domain-containing membrane protein, producing the protein MFQYADRTACPRCRATLPPLSRSCASCEADLTTTAAYDVFLALQRVDELVDRLHDVAPVVAPVVAPQAEPALQPAAAAPQVIAAFTAPDATPTGEIPPVPPLPPFRSSVPRAGAPRTILSGLTVPKILLGLGALCLVVAALVFLVVAWQDLGVAGRTLVLVAFTLIATGLAGWSARNGLRAGAESLTVVALGLLLLDLAGARTSGWFGDLGEAGFAVLAGTVIAAVSVAGAVAARRTREPKLVSAEIAAVLGLLAVDAGLGGVVGDDWTATAVWATSALAASGVAAALTATARLRISAIGIAGLAGVSWLVLALTGLGRLIEHPSWAELGDGFRIWPLLLAAAVAGAAATAPPLPLPARVAGAASAVLLLSTIPVGPVTDASGHAVALALAGLVAVHAAAAWRLALPWTWVTAVPTALAGGYLGLAATGVAGFAMTRVLDHGLWTGTTRTVADHGDLAEAWAFVLPLTVAAAVFAGSTLLRCVDVAPTRLLLPGIAATVAAAAIAPVLHGVPLAAVAATLVAGTAALVALALRSTESVERIVCWSIACVTGILALGAALVDDGTTVAVLAVLVAALVAAELRGPETFREVGRWSLPLAAAALVWSVASLSEQPLEWRATPVIVVLAALALLRPADGHEASGFGAGLAATLASAAPLFEADATGDQRLLAAHLAAIAAVAGTISLLRSRDLAGLAALAVFPLAVLAAWPDRLTATLVLALFTGFALALDVRRVGGALPVWQIARITAPLAGGGLLWTVTQLAVEQGLGVDRPWTALPVVLAMGAVVLRWPSYDRDSAAGIAATLAVLAATFGPTTIATDALACYLALAAITCTASALMHRDRTPLAWGGIGLFAVAAVVAVEHPWLQLGLLATLTATCVLHELRDDEDLARAGRMLAPLAGAGLLWVGTGLTDVPALARAIPVVVVLGALAVWRAEPEREIPSAAAAALAAMASLTGPLGPDQTWLALYLTLGGVATTASSLLHESRRRLAWAGLALFSLAQWLRLEEIGVDTVEAYTLPLAVVLLVVGTRALLTGDRSSLRTQGAGLGLAVVPTLLQVLVEPLGLRAVLLGVGSLVLIGVGIRQRWAAPLLAGGGAIAVLVLRQATHASVLPQWALIGLAGVVLTFVGLTWERRLADVRRAADYVRGLR
- the crcB gene encoding fluoride efflux transporter CrcB, with the protein product MSLLAAASLGGMIGALLRWSLGEVVPDSSGFPWTTLAINVTGCFMLALLPAAGWVRQHPALPVFLGTGVLGGYTTLSTYAEQGRALLASGRQGEALAYLAGTLIACVLAVRLAHHWSTRADQAEFEAEEGNE
- a CDS encoding ATP-binding protein: MPLNQEAMALQSGLRSVMDARRWVATACRAIGREDLLEAAEMGTAELVANALIHARPPIHVRMRGTREHPRVEVFDGSHQPPAPNLRMTEDDELLSTIGRGLGLVAMCATAWGAEIQRTGKVVWFEPAAQIAEQPEVEGDLFEPDAIESRRMVTEGQRVVLLELPTQIYADFQRHYQELRRELRLLALAHGDAYPLATSLSSAFRAFDDDLSRAQGMADLDIALEDGDEQVDVELLVTTTTASNSARMIDMLELADAFCRSERLLSLATPAEQKAFQRWFLGEFVRQAAGELPESWSARPRNSAVPRFAPGRP
- a CDS encoding metallopeptidase family protein — its product is MPIEMTPERFDALVDEALDGIPQELASLVHNVVVLVEAQAPADDPDLLGLYDGVALTDRSLQDSFELPDRIFVFRDNLLDMCDSEQEVADEVRITVVHEIAHHFGIDDDRLHDLGWG